The Apus apus isolate bApuApu2 chromosome 1, bApuApu2.pri.cur, whole genome shotgun sequence nucleotide sequence GGAGAATCTGACCTTTTGAAACCCTGCACCAATCCACCTGGCAGGAATCTAGGACAGTAAATGCTGCTTTACATACTGCCAATTAGCTGGGGCAACTTGacattttttcctgatttgTGTATGTGCTTAATGGCAAAATCCAATCAGTAAAACAGAAGAGCCATCGGTATGTCACACAATCTAGACTCAGGTCAAATCCCTTTCTCCAAAGTAAAAAGGAACCACGCACAGAAAACTAAGACCAGAATTTGGCCATTCTGTCTAAATCATTCAGAGAAGGAGAACTGCAGTTCAGAACTGATTTCTACCTCTGCTTAAAAAGCATAGACCAGCCTGGAAATTTGCACACAATGATCTCTACTGCTACACCGAGCTTCCTGCACAAATGACGAGCATGAATTCTTCTGACCCCTATAAGTAACTATTAGACAAATTCAAGGATGAGGAAACTGTTCAGAACATTCCCAGAAGATTAACTAGGACAGAAAGTCTATTTGTGCTCCGTTCTTCCTCTCCaccctcccaccctccccccaTGGTGTGGGAGCTCACTGAAAATAATCCAGGAGCAAAAAGACAAACGCGTCCAAAcgatatatataaaaataataataataataataatcataataataatagagATACACCAGTAATACAGGCCTGCCTAAATTGTACCAGTTAAGAAAGGAACCCCCAACATGATTGATACGATTATAAACACCTTGTATGACATAATGGCCTGTACAACAGACCTATaaaatgataattaaaaaaagaaagatatttagACCGAAAGAAACAACAAATTCCCCTTCCTATGTTTGATAACCCACCTTAACTTGTCATTGTGACTGCTGGAAATGATAAGTAGtcctttcactttttttgtggtttttttttttgttggttttttttgttttgttttttttttacatttttggttAGAAAGTTCTCCGATCCATGAAGCAATCCTGAAAAGACAGTGTTTATTATAAAATTAGGCAAATGTCTGTCCCAGCTTTAAATCcttcctgttttgcttttggtttttatgtttttctttctctcccttgtcCCCAGCAACACGGCGAGAGGATGCCCATcacattttcagtttataaaCCCCGCTGGCAGCCAATCCCACCACAGTGTGAAactggctgctggcagcacagctcagcccgGCTCACTGTGCCTTGGAGGCAGTAGTGGTGGTGGACGTGGCCCCGCTGGCAGAGGCCACCGTGAGGAGAGAGTTCTGGATGGACTCAGCTGAGGTGGAGGTGGCGTGAAGGCTGGCGACTGGTCCAGAGGCCCCTGcggaggctgcagctgcagagaccAAGCTAACTGGGTTGCTGGTGAGCAGAGAAAGGTTCTGAGGGTTCAGGAACAGAGGGGCAGTTACGATGTTAGGAGTACCTCCAGCATTGGCAAACACCAAGTTTCCAGTTGCATCCAGTGATGTTATTGGAAGAGAGCCACCAGATGCAAGAGCTAAAAAAGGGAACATTGAGCAGGAAGAAGATAACATTAGCAGTAAGCAATAAAGCAGAATGTGCCTAAAAGCAACTGGTCCCtgcattttccttcctccaaTGTGCGTGCTCCCTACACCACTAACAACAGTCATCCCAGTATagggtgttttttaaaaacaactgtgaAGCGTGGCCAAAACCTTCCAGATACTAAAATGCCTCTGTTGTCTGCTCCTAAACTAATTCCCTATTGTGTCTGTCTTCAGATCTTTAAGTGCAATACTGGTCTATGTTTCCTGCCACAGAAAACCTGTACCTCCAGGCAACCTGTACTGGAAAGGATTGAGATGAGTGTTCACATGAAATCCCAGCTATCACAATATAAAGGTGGTCATGTAACCTCGAGCACAATATTTTAGATGTTAACAACAACTACTGTTACAACTTACTCACACCAGCCTACAGGGTTCAGGCTGCCTTAGATTATGATTTCCTAAATTTATTCGTGACACTTTATGAAATTGTACTTTCTTGTACCCTGGAAACAAGACTTTTTAAAGCCAGTTTCAAGGATATTTGAATACATAGGTTAGCTAGCTCTTTAGGCACTTACAGTATCTAGTTTTTACAGATGGCAACCTGGGAATAACTCTTGCTAAAGTCAGTGGAAACTTCTGGCTGCATGACACTTCCAAAATAAATCTTTACTCCTCTGGATAGGAATTTATGAATTTAAAGCTCTACATAAGGACTTCAGAAGGTGGAttggtttttaaatacttatGAGAACAAAAATTTGGGATCAAGTCTTGCTGGGAACTACCCTCCTAAAAGAGACTCCAAAAGAGCACAAACTGGTCAAGCTTATGCTGGGAGAGCTATAAAAAGCAAATCTCTAACCTGCTGGTGACACATGGCCATGGGGGGAGGACAGCAAAACAAATTCCAGATCACATTCAGCATCTTAAATGCCTCCTGTAAATCACTACAAGATCATACACAGTTCTAAACCCCTTTCTGAAGTTGTATCTGCTCTTATCTCTAATATCCATGAAATGTATTTGCACATTTAAATTTTGTAAGACCTTTCCTCCTTTGACATTCATGTCCGGTGCTAAGGAGTCAGTGTTCCTTTTcggtaaagaaaaacaaaggatgGAAACTGAATTTGCATGACAGAGATGCACTAGAAGGAGCATTACTGACCTTGAATAGTTGCCAGTGTACTGTTGCTCATCAAGGCCGGGCTGAGAGCACCACCTAATGTTCCTGGATTGAGACTGAGTAAGGCACCTCTGCGGGAAGCAAGATcatggaagaagaaacaaaggaaaggagTGTTACTTTTAAGAAACAGCTGTCACTGTTCAGAAGTACACCATTATATATTactaaaaaaaagagaggaaagcagggGCAAGGAGGAAGGGCTAATTTTAGTTTTAGTTTTTCCTTCATGATGCCTTGAGTAGACATTGTCTTTCAGCGGTGTCATTAGCGACATGCCTGAAGTGCAGACACCTTTAATATGTGACTTGTATTGATTGTTGCAGTAAAATATTCTTGCAGAGTATTTTGGGGAAACTGCCACTTGTTAGAGAGCTATCATCATCTCCCAGATTCAAATAAGAAAGATGTAAATCAAGAGGAACTGAAGGAACAAAAAGTCACCTCTTGGAGCAACATTATAAAAACTAAATTTCTACAATACATCATCATGCACCTTTCACGGCTTCTTGCTCATGATGGAGAAATGAATACAGAGGTGTGAAGTGGGTATAGGCTAGCTCTCCATTTTACAGTTAGTAGAagagattctatgattcattggTAAGTTGCAGTTCTTAAGTCAAGCTCTGTAGTGGGATGGATGACTTATCAACATTGCTGCAACCAAGCTTTTacatctgtaaaatgaaaacagtatttgtgTACATTGATGGGAATGGCCAATTACGATCTATAAGTAAACCTTCAAAACTTGAGATAAATGACAGTAGAACCACCAAATGAGCTACCAGAAAATAATGATACATAAAAGCAATTTAATCCTAGAATcctccttctgttttctgtcatcTCACCTAAAAGGGTGTGAAAAACTCATCCTTACCCAGCTGCAAACTGTGAGGATGCCATCAAGCCTGGGTTtagtcctgctgcagcagccatggCAGCAAGACTTGCGTTTGCAGGCAACTGTGCAGCTCCTTGTAATGCAGCTGCTGCCGCTGTTTGCAACCCTGATGCCGTTACCATCACCTGGCTGGTCCCAAGAGGGGAGGACAAGGGAGCGGAGGTTGTCTGTGTTGTGCTGGTCTCACTGGCACTGGATGCCTCTGAAGCTGAGGCTGAGGCAGAAGGGGAAGGACTCGGGGAGGGTGATGTCACTGCTGAAGAAGCTGGAGGTGCTGTTGAAATCACTGTTGCTGTGTTGTTGGAGGTGGTTTCTGTTGTGCCTACAAGATTGATTCTGGTTAGATCGGTACAAAACACAGATACGACTGCAAAGAAACCAGTATCCATCAGAACTGAACTGCACATCCAACTGAAAGGGAGacaaacacacatttctgtAGGAACAAGAAGCACCAAGGGTCCAAATGGGAAGCTCAGACTataatgaaattacatttccCAGCAGGAGGCTAAGGAGGCTTAGAAGCTAACAGTGGTATATATcttatttcatttcagtgtcACCTGTGATTTTATCCCCAGAAAAGTCAACTGAATGGTCACAAAGACTGAAGTTTCCTAGTGGAATAACAAGGAACAATGACAAGAATGTTTTAGGATACCAGTGACCAATACTGAATGGCTTTTTGAAAGGATAAAATAGTGCAAAATGGTGGAGGTTTAATGTGGGGACAAGATAAATCAGCCCTTACCTGTGACCGACAGACTAGTTACAGCAGGACTTGTTAGAGGGAGCACAGGATTGACAGTCAGGGTCGTAGCTGCACTGCTAGTCACAAGGCTTGGCGTGGTTGCCACCTGGAGGTTAAAAAAGAATACAACTGCTcatctgttaaaagaaaaagagttggCTACTAgactttgatttctttcttcacaTCCTCAGCTGAGAAAGTTATCAGGGAAAACACTGGACATAAACTAGCTCTTTTGTAGTTCCATTACTTTATCATTCAGTGGACCAACCACAGTACCTTCTCTAACTTCCAGCAATACCTTTATTCTTAATCATTCAGTATTTGAAGGGAGACATATCCATTACCTCCAGTCTGTCTCAGGACTGCAAGTTAGCCCcccctctctgcctccccccAAAGACAGTACCTTATTTTAACAGAGTCACCCTTAGAGGGttacaaaatatattatttctgcatgttgttttatttcttgtttaaaCATCTTTTCAGCTCTAGATCTCTTTCTCTGATAAAATTATTGAAATGTTCCAGCATTACCAAATTTATATGTTTACATGGATAAATAGAGTAACATTTCACTTTTACTCAGCCAAATTACAAGCTCTACTTTGATACGCTTCCTTGTGCCAGAGGAAGGATCTCTGAATTTTAGAATATTGAAATTACATAAGCTAATTTTACTTGTGGATGGCTTATTACAAAAAAGCTACAATAAACTGAAGTCATTACcaataaaaacaaccaaagatTTAAGGCTGAAGAAACTAGCTTAtgaggaaaaatgaaacataagGAAAGCAAGGACTTTTTATGGACAAGAAATGGTGTTCAACAGTAATATTTGAAGGCTGTTATACATCAATGAGAGAAATGAAACCTTTAGAATTGCCCAAGAGAACACAGCCAAGGATATAGGCTAAaatcttcctcccttcccctctctcttcccttaAGTTTATTATCAAAGGAATCTCTCTCATGCTGTGTACCCTCTTCTAGGAAGTCAAATGCTTCATGCATTTTAAACAAGACTGGGACAGCTGGGACAGATCTAAAAGCTTTTTGCCCATCTCAAATAGTGTATGAAATAAAGAAGCCTGAGATACATAGCATGCTTCCCACTAATGCAGCCCGGACAGCGTATCTGTCATCCGTCCACCCAACAGTTACGGCCAAGGTCACAATCTGTATTTCAGGGCAGTGAATGACCTAGAATTAATACAGCTAACCCCATGGTCACAATGACTGACTTCAGCCAATGCAAACATAGGCTGCCACTGAAAGGAGCATTCTCCTCCAATCCTGCTTCAGAGTCCGAGCACGGGCTACAGCTCAGACCCGTTATCTAGCCATACTGAAAATTCATCATTGTTCTTCACATGGTTGATTTGCAGTCAAACTAGTAAACTAAGCCAAATCATTATATGGACACATCATCTCCAGAGCTGACACAAGGAATCAACAAAGCACACAGCCAGTGAAgtctgggggcagcagggctggaatATCCAGTTGTGTGGTAGCACAATCTTAAGAGAAGCTTGTAATGAGTGAAAATGCTTAGtgaaacatcactgaaaaaatggAGACTGTGATCAATGCCTCAATTTCTTACATCCAATGACAGTTTATAACAAAAGGCAAATTTACATAGGAAGGGTTTCCTAAGTTGCAGTCTGAGTAAACTTGCATGGTTACTAAAACACACTATCATAAATCTCcctgtgttctgctttggtAGCAAGACACACAACCTTGCCTTCCaattggggaaaaataaaaaaaaaaaaaaagaaaaaagactaaGTACATTTAACACATCCCTTCCCCTAAAACAAAAGGTTGCATGCACATATCCTGAGACATGGATGAGGGGAAAGAATGACACGTCACCCAAATGAATGGTTTAATGAATTACTGGAAGATATTAGCTACTACAGTGATGAGGGTGGAATAAAAACTACAAAAGGACAGCTACAGCTACATAAATTCCACCACATTCCTATTAGCATAGCTACTATGAAGTCTAATAGCTACTGTTTCTATTTATGAAAACAGACCTCCATGGACATTGGTAGCAAAGAAGCTGAAGGAACCTTGATGCATGTGTTTTGTTACTCTTATTTTCATGAAGTTTGTGTTTACCTGAGGCAAATACAAGTGTGGGAAATTAATTACATGAGTATTAGCTAAATTGCTCCTTTGTTCCACgtctttttttatataaaacattCCTGACTAAAAGTGACAACAACTGGATATGTGTGACTTAAGTCTCCAAATGCTATGTTCTACTGCTGCTCATTTACTTATCAGAGCAGCCAAAATAAGAGGGAAGGGTAGAGCTGTTTagcatttttcaattttttctaaatttaacatttttttaaattactatttttttacaaaaaagttTGGGCGAGACAGAAGTCCAGACATAAACTGGAGTCACTATCTGGAATACGTTCGAAACAATAACCCCAACTACAAATTTGCTAGTCAGAATACTTACTCACCAGCTGGTTAAATCAAACACCCAAACTGAAGGCCCAACCACTAGTGCTTGATTTGTAAGCATTAGCTCTCTTATATAGTATGCAAGTAGGATATTTAAAATGGCAGTAAGGCATACATTTTTGAGAGCACGTCTGCTGTTCAAAGGTGTAGCATGTGCAACTTCCACAGTGAGTACAGCAGAAATATCTCTTCCAGTGAGTTTCTTGATTCTTACCAGTGAGGTTGGGCAAGGGAAAATTGCTTTGATGGGCGAGCTGCTGGTTCCACCACTGCTGGGTGGGTTGatccttttctccttctggcGCCGGTTACAGAACCAAACGCGGATCACCTCCTTCTCCATGTTTAGCTGGTCAGCTATCATGGCGATCTCATCCGAGGTAGGCTTTTGGTTCTGAGGAAAGGAAACAGTACTTGAAAAGCTGTGAAATTACCTTCTGAAGTTTTACATTATAGCTTCTTCATCACTAGGCAGAAATCTGGATCCAGAATCTGATCAGTGGTACAGCAGAGATAGACCATAATAGGTACTTCTGCCCTCCATCTTCTTAGTTACAGGAACATTTCTAACAGCAGTAAGATATGCTCCTCAGAGATGATGAAAACTAAGCTCACAAGCTTCTTTTTGAGAGAAGGCACCTCACTTGTGAGTTAATCCTTCAAGCAATTCTAGACCTCaataaggaaatatttcttgcaGCATCTCTCGAAAAGAAGAGAGATTAACTCCAGCAACAGCTAAATGAACCCCAAGTAGTCTAAACCTAAAATGAAAGACAGGTAGATTGAATGGGCTACTTACAGAGGCTATCTGCCCATACAGCTGCACAAAGTGCCTGATAAGAGTACCATGTACCATAAGGCCAGCTAAAAGGCTCACAATTATGTATGTTTAGACTGCCACCCCATTTATCCATCCTCAGAAAGgggaataattttttcttcattttgatgTGCAGAATATCAGCCTTAGATCTATGGCTCAGTAGCTTGGAATGCAAAATCATGGTCAGTGGACTGCAATATCCAATAAGGTTTTTTTGAGGGCGTtttatgtttcttcttttttttttttttttttaagtgaagaagACATTCATGAATGCTTCTTGGCATTGCCTTCCTATTCACCTTGTTTAGTACAAGCACTTTCCTAAACAGCACAGTAACAGGTTCACTCTAACAGACATGAATTCTAAGCAaagtttcttcatttctttgtaGGCTGAGCAGAGCAACAGGATCACCGACCTCCAGGAAACTCTTCTCTAAGGCCACACGTATGTTGGTCTCTATGCTGGTGCGTTTCTTCCTCCTACGGTTCAAGCCTTCGatcccctgccctggggaatTCAGGGCACTTGGGCTGGAGAGAGTTGAATCAGATGAGaggttttctgaaaaagaaagtaacatAAATCAGAAGATTTTATTTGAATGCAGTGCAGTCTAATGCAAGTGTTCCTCACCTGTGCAAGGTATGTTTAAACCCACCCTGTACCTATTTCAGATACAGAGAGATTTCTGAAGATCACATGCATTAATTATTGTACTTGTAAATTATAACACGTACTTGAAACTTTAAAGCTACAAGTAAGCTCAGAGGGAACTCTCTGCTCCTGTATGCTACCCACAGTATCTCTTTCGTAACACCTACACAAAGTTTGTCTCCCTTATCCCATTCCATCCCACACTCATTCACTCTAAGTCACagttcaaaggaaaaaagtagtAACTGATATCCATGAGCCACAGCTGGAAGTCACAGGCAATTATGAAAAAATTTGAGCAGCCTGAAATTTCTTTTACCCACTCTGCAATACACTAGAGAAATTTCATAGCCAGGTTCACAGTGTTCAGCCTCCTCTCTCTGGAGATCTTAGTAGCTACTCAGTGCTATGAAGTTCTGCCCAACAGCCTACACACGTAGCAGCTCCCGCTCCTTAGCTTCACTAGGTCTCTAGCTGTCAACCCTTAATTCTGTCTTTTTGGCTCCACAGAGAGCAAAGACAGAACACACTTGACTCTGCTTTGTAGCATGAAGTGCAAAATAACCCACAGACAGGTTCCAGCAgagaatttaaacaaaattattaattatgaCTGAAGATCCCTCACTGCACTGGGGTTTGTGGGTGATACATAGGTGTCAAAGTTCAAAATGCCTAAGACCATTCTGGTAGGCTCAATGGACAAGTACAttcagttaattattttctagaatttatttttttccccaataatgGCACTCCATAAATGTGCCAAAATCCCTCTTCATCCTGAAAACTCCACAGACCAAGCTGAGTTCTCTAAGTTCTCCAACATTGCAATATATTGTAATAGAAGGAATCCTGAGAACacttctcctgcctgctcttacataaaagcagtttttaaagtaATCTGAATCTTTCTTTCAAAGATTTCCATGAAACTGAATCAAAGACAATGATTCTCACTTTCCAGGCTGTGAAGGAACCTGACATTGTTTACAGGTTCTAAATTTACAGATCTAAGTATTTATTCAGGCTAGGAGGATAAGGAAACTATTGCATTCCTTGCAGTACTGGACTCATCCACTGTTGCAGAACGGTTTGGGGACCACTGGACTGTGGATTAGTGCACTTGGTGTGaagatttttatgttttctcaCAGATCTAGATTACCTAAAGACAACCCCTGTCAGCACAATAGAATGACACTTCCTTGCTTCAATGCAGGACAGATTTTCAACACTGCATCCAATTACTTTCAAAATTTCAGAGAATATTGTAGACGCCAGCATAAAGCTCTCTTCATTTTGGTAAAAATAGGAAGGAACGCACTGTCCCTGCCATCTGTTTAGCAGATCCATCAGTTTTATACCACGTACAATTGTatacttggaagaaaaaactaGCTGACTGCTCATTTAAACACTTTCTATCCTAACACCTAGCACCACCATCCAAGCTCCTTttgctaatggaaaaaaaaagaaaacaacaacaaaaaaagaacactaCCAACATTGGCATAACCAATAACTtaaatgccaggaaaaaaaaaaatcaggaagaaaaatgtaaaacctAAGCAACAAAAAGGTCTTCCTATaagggaggaagaaagtgtTTATATAGACCCTTAGAAAGACCTGAAAAAAATGCTCATAGGGGTGTGGGAGGAGATGAACACAATAGGCTCTGTCTAGTGAAACAACATACCATGCAAACCTCTCTACTAcacatctgaaaaagaaagctaGAAGAGGATTAGAAGTTATATGCATTAACATACATGAAGGAAGGAAACCATGACACATTATACCTCACCCCATGCAATTATTCACCTGGCTGCAGAACACAGTTCTGAAAGTTCAATACTGGAACAATTCTGGATGTGTATGGGCACATGAAAAGGGAAGTATGGACCCTTATTCCTATACCCTTGTTTGTCCCATGGAGAGCTACAAAGATTGGTGGCTTCATAAAACCGTAAGGGCACAAATGAAGCAGTTTCTCAGGGATTTTCAGAATCCCACTGATTCTGGTAGGCTGGTGAAGAAATACACAGACTCATTCACCTGCATCATTGAGCCACTTTTCCAGAAGTGGCTTTAACTTGCACATGTTCTTAAAGCTGAGGTTCAAGGCTTCAAAGCGAGAGATGGTAGTTTGGCTGAAGTCATTTCCATAGAGTTTGCCCATAGCGAGCCCAACATCACCCTggacaaagaaagagaaaaaaggaattcaCTAACACAGGCACTTCCAAAGCAAGGAATCCTGTCACATTCTCATGTTCTTCTAGTAACTCCACTGCTACATGGGatttcagtttcacagaaaCTTGCTCGGTGCTACCAAGATTCAAGCTACAGCAAAAGAAGTATCAAACCTCAGTCAGTTTAACCACGTAACTTTCCAGGAAATCCCTGATGCTTTGTCATCTTAGCATTATCAGTGAGGAGAACATTCCATTGAATATTAACTTGTAGTTTCTTTCTTACTTTGTTAAAACATGTAAAGGTCAAGCTCTCTTTCGGAGCAGCTTTAAGTACCTGCATATTTCACAATGAAGAAGTTCAAATAAGCAAAAATGCAGTGAATTAATATACTCAAATTTGTAGAAAATACTCTTGAAAAGATGCCTGCAAATATATATCCCAT carries:
- the POU2F1 gene encoding POU domain, class 2, transcription factor 1 isoform X2 — encoded protein: MLDCSDYILDSRMNNPSETSKPSMESGDGNTGTQTNGLDFQKQPVPVGGAISTAQAQAFLGHLHQVQLAGTSLQAAAQSLNVQSKSNEESGDSQQPSQPSQQPSVQAAIPQTQLMLAGGQITGLTLTPAQQQLLLQQAQAQLLAAAVQHSASQQHSAAGATISASAATPMTQIPLSQPIQIAQHLQQLQQQNLNLQQFVLVHPTTNLQPAQFIISQTPQGQQGLLQAQNLLTQLPQQSQANLLQSQPSITLASQPATPTRTIAATPIQPLPQSQSTPKRIDTPSLEEPSDLEELEQFAKTFKQRRIKLGFTQGDVGLAMGKLYGNDFSQTTISRFEALNLSFKNMCKLKPLLEKWLNDAENLSSDSTLSSPSALNSPGQGIEGLNRRRKKRTSIETNIRVALEKSFLENQKPTSDEIAMIADQLNMEKEVIRVWFCNRRQKEKRINPPSSGGTSSSPIKAIFPCPTSLVATTPSLVTSSAATTLTVNPVLPLTSPAVTSLSVTGTTETTSNNTATVISTAPPASSAVTSPSPSPSPSASASASEASSASETSTTQTTSAPLSSPLGTSQVMVTASGLQTAAAAALQGAAQLPANASLAAMAAAAGLNPGLMASSQFAAGGALLSLNPGTLGGALSPALMSNSTLATIQALASGGSLPITSLDATGNLVFANAGGTPNIVTAPLFLNPQNLSLLTSNPVSLVSAAAASAGASGPVASLHATSTSAESIQNSLLTVASASGATSTTTTASKAQ
- the POU2F1 gene encoding POU domain, class 2, transcription factor 1 isoform X1, whose amino-acid sequence is MLDCSDYILDSRMNNPSETSKPSMESGDGNTGTQTNGLDFQKQPVPVGGAISTAQAQAFLGHLHQVQLAGTSLQAAAQSLNVQSKSNEESGDSQQPSQPSQQPSVQAAIPQTQLMLAGGQITGLTLTPAQQQLLLQQAQAQLLAAAVQHSASQQHSAAGATISASAATPMTQIPLSQPIQIAQDLQHLQQLQQQNLNLQQFVLVHPTTNLQPAQFIISQTPQGQQGLLQAQNLLTQLPQQSQANLLQSQPSITLASQPATPTRTIAATPIQPLPQSQSTPKRIDTPSLEEPSDLEELEQFAKTFKQRRIKLGFTQGDVGLAMGKLYGNDFSQTTISRFEALNLSFKNMCKLKPLLEKWLNDAENLSSDSTLSSPSALNSPGQGIEGLNRRRKKRTSIETNIRVALEKSFLENQKPTSDEIAMIADQLNMEKEVIRVWFCNRRQKEKRINPPSSGGTSSSPIKAIFPCPTSLVATTPSLVTSSAATTLTVNPVLPLTSPAVTSLSVTGTTETTSNNTATVISTAPPASSAVTSPSPSPSPSASASASEASSASETSTTQTTSAPLSSPLGTSQVMVTASGLQTAAAAALQGAAQLPANASLAAMAAAAGLNPGLMASSQFAAGGALLSLNPGTLGGALSPALMSNSTLATIQALASGGSLPITSLDATGNLVFANAGGTPNIVTAPLFLNPQNLSLLTSNPVSLVSAAAASAGASGPVASLHATSTSAESIQNSLLTVASASGATSTTTTASKAQ
- the POU2F1 gene encoding POU domain, class 2, transcription factor 1 isoform X5; the encoded protein is MLDCSDYILDSRMNNPSETSKPSMESGDGNTGTQTNGLDFQKQPVPVGGAISTAQAQAFLGHLHQLTLTPAQQQLLLQQAQAQLLAAAVQHSASQQHSAAGATISASAATPMTQIPLSQPIQIAQDLQHLQQLQQQNLNLQQFVLVHPTTNLQPAQFIISQTPQGQQGLLQAQNLLTQLPQQSQANLLQSQPSITLASQPATPTRTIAATPIQPLPQSQSTPKRIDTPSLEEPSDLEELEQFAKTFKQRRIKLGFTQGDVGLAMGKLYGNDFSQTTISRFEALNLSFKNMCKLKPLLEKWLNDAENLSSDSTLSSPSALNSPGQGIEGLNRRRKKRTSIETNIRVALEKSFLENQKPTSDEIAMIADQLNMEKEVIRVWFCNRRQKEKRINPPSSGGTSSSPIKAIFPCPTSLVATTPSLVTSSAATTLTVNPVLPLTSPAVTSLSVTGTTETTSNNTATVISTAPPASSAVTSPSPSPSPSASASASEASSASETSTTQTTSAPLSSPLGTSQVMVTASGLQTAAAAALQGAAQLPANASLAAMAAAAGLNPGLMASSQFAAGGALLSLNPGTLGGALSPALMSNSTLATIQALASGGSLPITSLDATGNLVFANAGGTPNIVTAPLFLNPQNLSLLTSNPVSLVSAAAASAGASGPVASLHATSTSAESIQNSLLTVASASGATSTTTTASKAQ
- the POU2F1 gene encoding POU domain, class 2, transcription factor 1 isoform X3; this translates as MNNPSETSKPSMESGDGNTGTQTNGLDFQKQPVPVGGAISTAQAQAFLGHLHQVQLAGTSLQAAAQSLNVQSKSNEESGDSQQPSQPSQQPSVQAAIPQTQLMLAGGQITGLTLTPAQQQLLLQQAQAQLLAAAVQHSASQQHSAAGATISASAATPMTQIPLSQPIQIAQDLQHLQQLQQQNLNLQQFVLVHPTTNLQPAQFIISQTPQGQQGLLQAQNLLTQLPQQSQANLLQSQPSITLASQPATPTRTIAATPIQPLPQSQSTPKRIDTPSLEEPSDLEELEQFAKTFKQRRIKLGFTQGDVGLAMGKLYGNDFSQTTISRFEALNLSFKNMCKLKPLLEKWLNDAENLSSDSTLSSPSALNSPGQGIEGLNRRRKKRTSIETNIRVALEKSFLENQKPTSDEIAMIADQLNMEKEVIRVWFCNRRQKEKRINPPSSGGTSSSPIKAIFPCPTSLVATTPSLVTSSAATTLTVNPVLPLTSPAVTSLSVTGTTETTSNNTATVISTAPPASSAVTSPSPSPSPSASASASEASSASETSTTQTTSAPLSSPLGTSQVMVTASGLQTAAAAALQGAAQLPANASLAAMAAAAGLNPGLMASSQFAAGGALLSLNPGTLGGALSPALMSNSTLATIQALASGGSLPITSLDATGNLVFANAGGTPNIVTAPLFLNPQNLSLLTSNPVSLVSAAAASAGASGPVASLHATSTSAESIQNSLLTVASASGATSTTTTASKAQ
- the POU2F1 gene encoding POU domain, class 2, transcription factor 1 isoform X4, whose product is MLDCSDYILDSRMNNPSETSKPSMESGDGNTGTQTNGLDFQKQPVPVGGAISTAQAQAFLGHLHQVQLAGTSLQAAAQSLNVQLTLTPAQQQLLLQQAQAQLLAAAVQHSASQQHSAAGATISASAATPMTQIPLSQPIQIAQDLQHLQQLQQQNLNLQQFVLVHPTTNLQPAQFIISQTPQGQQGLLQAQNLLTQLPQQSQANLLQSQPSITLASQPATPTRTIAATPIQPLPQSQSTPKRIDTPSLEEPSDLEELEQFAKTFKQRRIKLGFTQGDVGLAMGKLYGNDFSQTTISRFEALNLSFKNMCKLKPLLEKWLNDAENLSSDSTLSSPSALNSPGQGIEGLNRRRKKRTSIETNIRVALEKSFLENQKPTSDEIAMIADQLNMEKEVIRVWFCNRRQKEKRINPPSSGGTSSSPIKAIFPCPTSLVATTPSLVTSSAATTLTVNPVLPLTSPAVTSLSVTGTTETTSNNTATVISTAPPASSAVTSPSPSPSPSASASASEASSASETSTTQTTSAPLSSPLGTSQVMVTASGLQTAAAAALQGAAQLPANASLAAMAAAAGLNPGLMASSQFAAGGALLSLNPGTLGGALSPALMSNSTLATIQALASGGSLPITSLDATGNLVFANAGGTPNIVTAPLFLNPQNLSLLTSNPVSLVSAAAASAGASGPVASLHATSTSAESIQNSLLTVASASGATSTTTTASKAQ